From Pan troglodytes isolate AG18354 chromosome 9, NHGRI_mPanTro3-v2.0_pri, whole genome shotgun sequence, the proteins below share one genomic window:
- the TESMIN gene encoding tesmin isoform X9 → MEEGPLLGGLPSPEDAMVTELLSPEGPFVSENIGLKAPVKHEEDEFHVFKEAYLGPADPKEPVLHAFNPALGADCKGQVKAKLAGGDSDGGELLGEYPGIPELSALEDVALLQAPQPPACNVHFLSSLLPAHRSPAVLPLGAWVLEGAAHPGVRMIPVEIKEAGGTTTSNNPEEATLQNLLAQESCCKFPSSQELEDASCCSLKKDSNPMVICQLKGGTQMLCIDNSRTRELKALHLVPQYQDQNNYLQSDVPKPMTALVGRFLPASTKLNLITQQLEGALPSVVNGSAFPSGSTLPGPPKINLAGWALREQSIWSHGSEFPLSVHCSQRPSLPLHPVLIPDGCLYWCCYFNWVILLSNSEETLPP, encoded by the exons ATGGAGGAGGGCCCTCTGCTGGGCGGGCTGCCCAGCCCCGAGGATGCGATGGTGACGGAGCTCTTAAGCCCCGAGGGTCCGTTCGTTTCGGAGAACATCGGCCTGAAGGCCCCCGTGAAGCACGAGGAGGACGAGTTCCACGTCTTCAAAGAAGCGTACCTGGGCCCGGCGGACCCCAAGGAACCCGTCCTGCACGCGTTCAACCCCGCGCTGGGCGCCGACTGCAAGGGCCAGGTCAAGGCGAAGCTCGCGGGGGGCGACAGCGACGGCGGGGAGCTCCTCGGGGAGTACCCCGGGATCCCAGAGCTCAGCGCGCTGGAGGACGTCGCGCTCCTGCAGGCCCCGCAGCCGCCCGCCTGCAACGTGCACTTCCTGTCCTCGCTGCTACCCGCGCACCGCAGCCCGGCGGTGTTGCCCCTGGGCGCCTGGGTCCTGGAAGGAGCCGCCCACCCGGGCGTCCGCATGATCCCA GTTGAAATCAAGGAAGCAGGTGGTACTACTACAAGTAATAATCCGGAAGAAGCAACTTTGCAGAATCTTCTTGCTCAGGAATCCTGTTGCAAGTTCCCATCGTCCCAGGAACTAGAGGACGCCTCCTGCTGTTCTCTTAAGAAAGATTCCAACCCAATG gtgATATGCCAATTGAAAGGGGGCACACAAATGCTATGTATAGACAATTCTAGAACAAGAGAACTAAAAGCACTCCATTTGGTTCCTCAGTATCAAGATCAAAATAATTATCTACAGTCAG ATGTCCCTAAACCAATGACTGCTTTAGTAGGGAGATTTTTGCCAGCATCAACAAAATTAAATCTCATTACACAACAA CTTGAGGGAGCCTTACCATCGGTAGTCAACGGGTCTGCTTTCCCCTCGGGATCAACTCTTCCAGGACCACCAAAAATAAATTTGGCTGG ATGGGCACTGAGAGAGCAGTCCATCTGGAGCCATGGAAGTGAGTTTCCACTTAGTGTCCACTGCAGTCAGAGGCCCTCACTGCCCCTGCACCCCGTGCTCATTCCTGATGGGTGTCTTTACTGGTGCTGTTATTTCAACTGGGTCATCCTGTTGAGTAATAGTGAAGAAACCTTGCCGCCTTAA